The following nucleotide sequence is from Pseudobdellovibrionaceae bacterium.
GACCTTGGAGTTGAATTGCAGACACGCGAAAGTAATCAGGCCAACAGCAACAGGTAAACCATGGGCCACAATGTCCATGGAGCGAAACCGTGCCACAGCACCGATCGTCGCCGCCAAGGAATCGAGCAACACGTCGACGACCAAGGCCGCCACGAAGGCCGTTACAACAAAGGCAACAGTCATGATTTTTTTAGTGCTATTATCCATATATAACCACCGTCTTTCAGCTCTCAGTTGGCAGGGTAGGTAGGATTCGAACCTACAACCTACGGATTTGGAGTCCGTTGCTCTACCAATTAGAGCTACTACCCTCCGAAACACATATAGGGACCCCGGTATTGGGCCCCTATATGTCTGCCTATCAAGCGCCTAAAATTACTCAACTACTTCCGTTACAACGCCCGCACCAACAGTACGACCACCTTCACGGATCGCAAAACGCAGCTCCTTTTCCATCGCAATCGGAGCAATCAACTCAACTTCCATTTCCACACGGTCACCAGGCATAACCATTTCAGTTCCAGCCTTCAATGTTGTCACGCCGGTTACGTCAGTTGTTCTGAAGTAAAACTGGGGACGATATCCATTGAAGAAAGGAGTGTGACGTCCGCCCTCTTCCTTAGTCAGGATGTAGGCTTCACACTTAAATTTCTTATGAGGAGTGATTGAACCAGGGATGGCCAATACTTGTCCGCGCTCAACTTCTTCTTTCTTGGTACCACGAAGCAAGCAACCAGCGTTGTCACCAGCGCGACCTTCATCAAGAAGTTTACGGAACATTTCAATTCCAGTCACAGTCGTCTTTGTGGTGGGACGCAAACCGATGATTTCGATTTCATCACCAACTTTGACGATACCGCGCTCAATCCGGCCTGTTACAACAGTACCACGACCAGAAATTGAGAACACGTCCTCGATTGGCATCAGGAAGGGCTTGTCAGTCAGACGCTCCGGTTCTGGAACATACTTATCAACTTCTTCCATCAACTTAACAACTGAAGGAGCTCCAATATCAGAAGAGTCGCCCTCAAGAGCTTTCAAAGCAGAACCCTTTACGATCGGAATGTCGTCGCCAGGGAATTCATACTTGGAGAGGAGCTCACGAATTTCAAGCTCAACCAGCTCAAGAAGTTCAGCATCGTCAACCATGTCAACTTTGTTCATGAAAACAACAATCGCAGGAACACCTACCTGACGAGCAAGCAGGATGTGCTCACGAGTCTGAGGCATGGGGCCGTCAGCAGCAGAAACAACCAGGATGGCACCGTCCATTTGAGCCGCACCAGTGATCATGTTCTTCACATAGTCAGCGTGACCAGGACAGTCTACGTGTGCGTAGTGGCGGTTAGATGTTTCGTACTCAACGTGTGCAGTTGAGATCGTAATACCGCGCTCACGCTCTTCCGGAGCTTTATCGATTTGATCGAAAGCAACCGCAGCTCCGCCACCGTATGTTTCGTTCATTACTTTGGTGATAGCAGCTGTCAGAGTCGTTTTCCCGTGGTCAACGTGTCCAATAGTACCGATGTTGACGTGCGGTTTGGATCGGTCAAATTTCTCTTTTGACATTGTAGGCTTTCCTCCTGGTTCCTGAATTTTTCCCTGAAAAATTCTGGTTTAAATCCAATTTTTAAAAAATCCTTAAGTTTATCTTTCTACTTCACTTTCCAACTTCACTTCGTTCACACTCTTCAAAAGAGAGTGGAGCCCATGGTGAGACTCGAACTCACGACCTCACCCTTACCAAGGGTGTGCTCTACCCCTGAGCCACATGGGCGGAGAAATTTGGAGCGGGAGACGGGTCTCGAACCCGCAACCCTCAGCTTGGAAGGCTGATACTCTAGCCAATTGAGCTACTCCCGCTCTCCAATTGAGTTCCGCAACCACGGCTCTCAATAACACTGGTGGAGAGGGTAGGATTCGAACCTACGTAGACATAAGCCAACGGATTTACAGTCCGTCCCCTTTAGCCACTCGGGCACCTCTCCGCCAAAATCCTTCGTTCAATGCAAGACTGAGAATTAGTCTTTTGCGTTCAACGAAGCACTTTAGCTTGGCTAAACTAGTTTTTGGAGCTGGGTAAGGGACTCGAACCCGCAACCTGCTGATTACAAATCAGCTGCTCTACCAATTGAGCTAACCCAGCTTGATCGCGGCACAAATATCCATTTAGCATTGATATTGCAAGGCCTAGGTTTTTTATGACACGTAACCGCCATTTTTACTTGATGGGTCGGACCCCAGTCAAAGGATATTTCTTGATAATTCAAGGGGTTTTGTGCTGTCGAAAGAACTCTCCCAGAGCCAGGGATGCGGCGACGCTGGCGTTGTAACTCGCCCCCTTTTGCCTCTGGAAAATGCTCACAAATTGGTCACATTGACCTCTCACCGAGGTGCGGATACCTCGCCCCTCGGAGCCCACGACAAGAGCCACTTTGTCGGCAAAACTCACTTCCCATAGATCCTTTGAACCCTTCTCTTCGAGTCCATAAATCCAAAAACCCTTTTCTTTTAAAAGAGTTAGGGCTCTCGGCAGATTGGCGTGGGTATCGACCGGAATATGCTCAGCACCCCCAGAGGCGATCTTGCCAACGGTGGGCGTAAGTTCGGCGGAGCGGACCTGGGGGGTCAAGATACCATCGGCCCCCATAAGCCAGGCGGTCCTCATCACCGCACCAAGATTATGGGGATCTTCGATTTCATCGAGGACGATTAATATAGATATCTCTTTTTCATCGAGCAGGTCCCAATCCAGCTCTGGAGTCTCCAGAACCCGGCAGGCAACGCCCTGATGTCCACTACCTAAGTAGTCAAAATGGCTGCCTTTCATCTTTTCCACGGGAATTCGGTAGGTTTCCGCCTGAGATTCAATATTAGAGTAGGCCTGATCGACGGGGCCTTCGCTACGCAGACAGATTTGACCAATTTTTCCCGGCCGCACTCGCAGCGCCTCGTGGACGGAGTGCCAGCCGATCACCCAGCGCCCCGGTGGACTGGAAGTGAAAGGGTTTCGAGATTGCTGTGGCGAGACCGGCCTCCGCCCAGACCTATGTGGTCCACCGCGGGGTTTCTCACTTTTCCGGCCAGCACTGACCTTCTTCTTACCTCGTCCCATTCAGCCATTACCCCATCTAGATTTGAGCTTCAGAGAAGAACCTTTCAGCAGCTACCGCTGGGTTCTCCGCATCAACAATCGGTCGACCCACGACCAAGGCGGTTGCCCCGGACTGCATGGCTTCGCGAGGACCCATGATCCGTTTTTGATCCCCCTGATCCCCTTCACGGAGACGAATCCCCGGTGTGACTACAAAGGCTCCAGGGTGATGATTCTTCACCCTTTGGACCTCGTGAGGGGAACAGACCAATCCCGAAAGTCCCGAATCCATCGCCAATTGAGCCAACAAATCCACCTGCTCGGGAATCTCAATGGCATTAGAGGTTGGAGGAAGTCCCTTCTGGTCAAAGCTGGTCAAAATCGTCACAACCAGGATGCGAAAGGGGCGCTCCCGGTTGAGTTCACGCTCCACTTGAGCCAAACGCTTGAGGGCCTCGGTCCCTGATTGAGCATGGACTGTGGCAAATGTGGCTCCGGCCCGAAAAGTTGCCCGGATGGCGTGCTCCATCGTATTGGGAATGTCGAAGTATTTATTGTCCACAAAGACATGACCTAGCTCGGACAGCTCCTTAACCAGATCACCGCCATACTTCATGCATAATCGAGGTCCCACCTTGAAGCCGCCAACATAGGGCTCAACCTGTTTGGCGACTTCCAGCGCCTTAGATTTTTCGTCCACATCGAGAGCCACAAAGATGGGCGACTTAATTCCGCGAAACATTAGGACCACCCATTTTCCTTAAGCCAGGTCACCACATGTTCCACAATGTCCGCTGGGGGAACTTTGGCCATATCCTTGGTTCTGCGATTGACGACTTCAATGCCGCCGTCCTTAAGGCCTCGGGCTCCAATCGTCAGACGCAAGGGCATGCCCAGCAGATCCGCATCTTTGAACTTCACGCCGGGCCGCTCTTTTCGGTCGTCGAGCAGCACATCCACACCCTTGGCGGCGAGTTCCTTGTAGATCTTCTCCGCCAGTGCGTTTACTTCCTGATCCTCAGGGTCTAAGTGGCAAATGTGAACATGAAAGGGAGCAATAGACACAGGCCAGACAATTCCGTCTTTGTCGTTATTCTGTTCAATGACGGCCTGGACCGTCCGGGATATACCAATGCCGTAGCAACCCATCTCAATCAGCTCAAGCTTGCCATCGGTATTCAAATAGCTGGCATTCATGGCCTTTGAGTACTTGGTGCCCAGGTAAAAAATGTGGCCCACTTCAATCCCGCGATAGGCCTTGAGAGTGCCTTTGCCATCGGGAGACTTGTCTCCTTCGCGAGCCATGCGCAAATCTCCGACCTTGGTGACCTGATAGTCCCGCCCGTGGTTCACGTGGCGCAGGTGTTCGTCATCCTTGTTGGCGCCAACCATGTAGTTGCGCATGTTTTCCACAGCCTTATCCATATAAATGGGAATTTTAAGACCCACAGGACCGCAAGACCCCGGCCAAGCTCCGGTGATTCCTTGAACCTCTTTGTCGGTCAGGAGTTCGGGCGGATTGGCCAAGCCGAGGAGGTTCTTCACCTTGATGGGGTTCACCTCATCGCTCCCACGCAACAGGACAGCAACTGGCTTGAGATCATCCGTGGCCCCATCTGCGGCTGAAAAGAACATGGTTTTGACCAATCCCTTGTCTGGCACACCTGTGGCCTTGGACAAATCGACAATTGTTTTGAGTCCTGGAGTCGGAAAGCTTTCCAATGTCCTTAGGTCTTCGCCAGATGGCATTTCTGGGTTGGCATCCTCCGCGGGGCAAATTTCAATGTTGGCCGCAAAATCTCCGTCGCTGGAAACCAGGAGCTGATCTTCGCCACTTTCAGCAAGGATTTGAAACTCATGGGACAAACTTCCACCAATATTTCCACTGTCAGCCTGAACAACCCGGAACTCCACACCCAAGCGGCGAAAAATGGCGGAGTAGCAGTCATACATGACGTCGTAACTCTTACGGGCCTCTTCCGGGGTCAAATCAAAGCTATAGGCGTCCTTCATAATGAATTCACGGCCACGCATGAGTCCAAAGCGAGGGCGAATTTCATCCCGGAACTTGGTTTGAACTTGATAGAGGGTGACTGGAAGGTCTCGATAACTCTTTACATCCCTGCGAACGTAGTCAGTGATCACTTCCTCGTGGGTGGCGCCAAGACAAAAACCATGGCCATTGCGGTTTTCGAATTTGAGGAGGCCGTCACCCATCTCAGACCAACGGTTGGTCTCCTCCCACAGTTCTTTCGGTTGCACCATCGGCATCAACAACTCCACCGCACCCCTACTGTCATGCTCCTCGCGCACGATCTTCTCGAACTTACGAATCGCCTTAAGTGCCAGGGGACCGTAGGTGAAAATTCCTGGGGCCAGCTTTTTGATATAGCCGCCCCGAACCATCAATTTGTGACTGGGAATCTCCGCATCTGCAGGACTCTCCTTGAGAGTGTAAATAAATGCCTTAGACCATTTCATTCTGCCGCCTCACCAGATTTCGGAGATTTATACATGAAGCATTATATAACTCATCCCAATGAGCCTGAAAAGGATTATCAATTCTGGATTTGGCTGCTAGCCTGTTTAGCAATGGATCAACTACTTTCAAACACCCCACTACCTCCTACGTTTTGTCTCTACCCATGGACGCAATTGGCCACATCTGCCACTGGGCGGATTCGACTTTGTTGCCACACTCCCACCTTACGAGATTCCAGCGGATCAGAAGTCACCCTGTGCAATAAAGGCGAGATTGAAGCTACCTGGAACGGGGAAGCCATGAGGGCTGTGCGGAGGAGCATCCTGAATGGTCAATTGCCCGATCTTTGCCGTCGCTGCAAACTCCAGGAGAAGCAAGGTCTTGAGAGTCGAAGATTGAAAACTCTCCGCACCCGCCCCCCCTGGACCAGCGATGTTGAAGCCCGGGTTCAATCCACTCACAAGACAGGGTATCTACCTTTCCCACCGGCCAGCTATGATTTGCGCTTGGGTAACGTTTGTAATCTTAAGTGCGTTATGTGCAGACCTCAGCTTTCCACCCATTGGATCCCAGACGCCAAAGCAATGGTAGAGATGGACCGTTTGCCCAAGTCCGCCAAGGAACACCTCCAGTATTCCAAACAAGTCAACCAGACTGACTACAGATGGTACGAGAGTTCTGACCTGGTTAACTACCTTCACAAGAATGTTCAATCCATCCGCCAGCTCTACTTTGCAGGGGGAGAACCCCTGCTGGCCCGGCAGCATTGGTTGATTCTCGAGTCCTGCGTTGCCCATGGGGTGGCCAAGAGTGTGGATCTCACCTACGACACCAATGGCACCATGATCAACCAAGAATGCCTACAGCTGTGGGAGCAGTTTAACAGTCTGGATTTGAGAATTTCCCTCGATGATCTGGGAGAAAAGCTTGAGTACATTCGCGACGGGATTTCTTTTACAAAATTCCTTGATCTCATGAGTCTGCTGGAAAACTGGGATTATCCGCGCGTTGAAATTCGATTGCTGGTGACAATCCAGATACTGAATGCCCTGGATTTAGTCGAAATTTGTGATTGGTTTTGGAATCAGAAATGGGTTCAATCCCGAGGGGACCAGGTATCGATCGTCTGGAGTTTTTTGGAGTGGCCAAAGAGCTTGTCGGTTGGTCTGCTTCCAGAAAAGACAAAAATCCACATCATTGACAAGGTGGATAAGGCCATGAAAACAGCAAAGGCTGATCACTACGACACCCCCTATTATCGTTCCCTTTGTCGACTTAATTCCATACTCCCTTATGCATTTAGCCTGTGGGCAGATGAGGATTCTTCAATGGGCGAATTTTTTGATTTCGTGAGTTGCCTTGATCAAACCAGAGGTCACAGCTGGAAACACATCTTTCCTGAGCTGGAGGAGCTGATCGAGTGAGTAGTAAACTGCCAGAGATCTTCTGCTATATGCCCTGGACCTCCTTGGCACTCCTGCCTGATGGGCGGATCTCCGCCTGCTGTGTCTCATCGAGTAAAGGTTTGGAGCTCGGTGACTCCAAGGTGGGGGACACCCTTTTGGACGTGTGGAAGGGAGAAAAACTCAAAGTCATCAGACGGCAGTTTCTTGCCGGTGAGTGGCCAGCGTCCTGCGTTGCATGCAAAGTCCGGCACGAAGAAGGCTATATCTCTCATAAGGACTATTTTTTCGCGACCTTAAAGCGTTACGACTTGGTGGAATCGGTAGATTTGGTTGGCGATGATCCACCTCTCTTGAATCTCGATCTGTCCTTTTCAAACCTTTGCAACCTCGCCTGCCGTATGTGCAGCTCACAGTACAGCACTAAATGGATATCCATTGATCAACACTTGGCACAAGAGGGACATGAGTACCGATCAACCGTGGACCAGGAACTCAATGGACGTGAATCTGATCTGGAAACTGTAAAAAGTATTGAGCAATCATTTGGCAGCCTGCGCTTTATCACTGTGAAAGGTGGGGAGCCACTTCTGGCCAAGAACTTTATTCCGTTTCTCCAGAGCCTTGATAAAAGAGGCCACTCCTCGAACATTGATTTAACGATTGTCACCAATGGCACCGTAGCTCCGAATGAGGAACTCCTTTCTCTACTAGCAAAGTTCAAAAAAGTTGTCCTTTCCATTAGTGTTGATGGCGTTGGGCGCTTGTTTAACTATATTCGCGGGGGGCGAGGCCATGACCTGACTCTGGTTGAAAATTCGATCCAGAAGTACCAAACCCTGAACAACGCCTATCTGGACATCTACCCAGTTGTTCAGGCATATAATGTTTTTGATATCGAGAACATTTTTGATTGGAGCCGCCGGGTTAAATGCCATGCGAGCTTCAGAGCACTCATCAAATTTCCCCATTGTCTGCAGGTAGGTGTCCTGCCAAAGCCACTTAGGCAATTAGCTCAAGAGAAACTCCGCTCATTTCTGAAAAAAATAGAAAACGAGGAACAAAACTTCAACGAGATCGAGCATCTTATAAGAGTATTGGACGTGAGTATAGAGCCCAAATACTTCGACCAGTTCCTTCGCTACACTCGAGAGCTGGATAAATACCACCAAATCCATCTAGAAGACATCGTCCCCGAATTCAAAGGCATACTAACCAGTAACCTAACTTGATAAAAGGACTTGCTACCACGTTGACGGTTAAGCCCTTTTCAGTATCTGACTAGATTTCGATGCCGTATGATTTGATTTTGCGGTGGAGATAGCTGCGTTCAAGACCAATGGCCTCAGCCGTTTTGCTGATATTACCATTGTTTTCGCCAATCTTCTTAAGCAAGAAGTCTCTCTCAAACTGGGCACGCGCCTCGCGAAAGGTTGGCAACAAATCGCCGGTGGCTGGATCAGTGCTTTCAGTAAGGCCCGCAAAGCGAAGGTCATGATCCTCAATAAAATCACCCGGTGTGAGAATGTACAGCCTTTCTACAAAGTTTCTCAATTCGCGCACGTTCCCCGGCCACGAATAAGACTTCAAGCCTTCCATCGCCGCTTCTGAGAGAATTTTGCGCCGGTATCCACCCTGGCTGGCAATCTGATCACCAAAATGAACAACCAAACCTGGAATATCTTCGATACGTTCACGAAGGGCGGGTACATAAAAGGGAATCACGTTGAGCCGATAATAGAGGTCCTCGCGAAACCGGCCCTCTTTGATTTCCTCTTCGAGATTCTTGTTGGTCGCAGCTACTACCCGCACATCCACTTCAATCGTTTCGTTGCCACCGACCCTTTGAAACTTTCGCTCCTGAAGGATTCGCAAGATTTTAGCTTGAGCATCTAAGCTCATGTCGGCAATCTCATCGAGAAAGAGAGTGCCGCCATTGGCCATATCAAACTTACCTTTCTTACCCTTTTCCGCTCCAGTAAAGGCGCCCTTTTCATAGCCAAACAGCTCGGACTCAATGAGGTCCTTTGGGATGGCCGCGCAATTGACCTCTATCAAGGGTCTTCCCGCTCGAGGACTCAAGTAGTGGATATTCTGAGCCACTAACTCTTTACCCGTACCGTTTTCACCAGTAATCAGGACCCACGAGTCCGTGGGTGCCACCCGAGAAATCATCTGCTTCAGAACCACCATACTCTTTGACTCGCCAATAATGGCGATGTTCTTCCGCAAACGATTGAGAAGAGCGTTCTTTTCGCCCCTCTCGTTTTCAAAGGAAAGAATATTCTTGATGAGAATTAAAATCTTATCCATGGAGAGGGGCTTTTCAACAAAGTCCCAAGCGCCAAGCTTAGTGGCCTTAACCGCCGTCTCAATTGTTCCATGACCTGACATGATGATGTACTGGGTGCCAGGAAAGCGGGATTTGGCTCGCTTCAAGACTTCCAATCCATCCATTTCACCCGGCATCCAAATATCTAGTAGGACAATGGCTGGTCTAAACTGCTCAATCGCCTGAAGGCCCCTCAGGCCATCTTTGGCCGTCTGGACCTGGTAGCCCTCATCCCGCAACGAAGCAGACAGCACCTGGCAGATTGCAGTTTCATCATCGACCACCAAAATACGAGGTGAATTTTTAATCATATTCCCTGTTCCTCTCGCCGGACCAAGGTCCTAACCATAGACTGTTCGTGATCCACTTCAATCACCGGCAATTCAATCACCATCTTTGTACCACGGGGCTGGTTTGGCAAGGCCCGGATAAAGCCATTGTGGTCTTCTATTGTTCTTTTTACAATGGCCAGACCTAAGCCCGTGCCCTGTTCTTTAGTCGTGACATAGGGCTCAAAAATCCTCGACCTCATCTGTCGATTAATGCCCTCGCCATTGTCGGCAACTGTTAGACGTACAATCTTAAGCAATGGGTCAAATTCAGTTTGCACATCGACCCTCGGGTGACTCAAGCGCTGAGTCGCACCCAAGGCATTATCAATGAGGTTCGTCACGGCCCTCTTCAATTGATCATGATCAAAGCGAAAGCGCGGAAGCTCTTCATCCGGCTGGAAGGTCAGACGTTGACCTCGCTCGCCGGTCTTAAACAAAACCATGGCTTCCTGAATGACTTTATTAAGGTCCCCAACCTGAGGGTTGGACTTGGGCATACGAGCGAAACTACTAAACTCATTAACCAGGGTCTTCATGTCATCGACCTGTTCGATAATCATGTGAATGGACTCCTTAAAAGCCGAATCCTCAATCTGGGTGCCAAACTTCTTCTCTAATCTCTGCGCCGCTAACTTAATTGGCGTCAGAGGATTCTTGATTTCATGGGCGATCCGCCTTGCCACCTCTGTCCAGGCCGCCGCCCGCTGGGCACTCAATATCGGCGTAAGATCATCAAAAACCAAGACCTTGCCCAACTCCCTCTTATTGTCATCGTAGAGCACGCTCAAGGTCATTCTCAAAGGAACGGTCCGTCCATTCACATTAATATGGACTTCTTTTTCAATACTGACCGCATTGTGCTGCTTCATTGATCTGAGCAAGTCGTCGAAAATTCCATAATACTCGGGACTAAGAACGTCCTTGGCCTTTTTGCCAACCAATGTGGAGGGTTCGATTTCCAAAAGCTCCGCTGCATGGTGGTTGACCATGGTGATAATGCCCCTTTCATCGACAGACACCACTCCTGTGCTTGCATTTGAGAGCACAACCTCAATGTATTTGGAGTGCTCATCGAGGCGTTCGAGCGTCTCCTGAAGGGTGCGGTTGGCAGCCAACACCTCCCGCTCGGAGGTTTCCAGCTGTCTGGTCATTGAGTTAAAACTCTCGATGAGATGCCCCATCTCCGCAGAACCGGCCGTTGCCTCGACCAACTGGTAGTCTCCCTTGGCCAATCTCTTGGTTGCCTCTCCCAGTCTCTCAAGAGGGACCGATAACTGCCGGGCAAGATAAAAGCCAAACCAGGTTGCAGCCAGCAGAATAACCAGGGTCATAAGGATCAGAATAATCAAATAGATGGACTTAAGCGGATATTCGATTGGGTTGAGATCGCGAAAGTCCTCATAGGCACCCATGATGGCGTCCATCTTGGCCAGAAGGGACATGGGGATGTAGCTGGATACAACAACAGCACCTTTATTGGCCACAGGTACGATCACTCGCACCAGGTTGCCCTCAGCAAAATGGTGGAGAGTGCTACCTTCATGCCCCTGCTCAATCCCCTTTTGCAGAAACTCCATCGAGGCCCGAGGAACCTCAGGAATGGCATCCGCCCGAGACACCTCAATGAGACGCTCACCAAATAAAGACGGATAAAACTCCACCGCATCCAAGCGGTACTTCTCACGCAACTCGCTCAGTTGAAGCCGAATTGTATCGCTGCCCTCCTGACGCTTCAGCTCAGTCGCAATCTGGTTGGCAAAGTGATAGTTCTTCTTTTTGGCCGACAATACATAGGCATTGGTAACCTCCAGAGCGCTCTTTAGAACTCCGGAGATCTTCTCGTTGAACCATTTGTCAAAACTGGAGTTAATGTAAAAGACCGAAATCAAAAACATCAATATGGTAGGGATGGTACTGAAGGCCACAAATGCGGCAATGAGCTTACCTTTAAGGGTGCTCCCCATGACTCCGCCCTGCTTCTCCGCAAAGACCTTTACAATGTTGCGAAAAATCAGAAACAGCAGGAGCAGGAGAATAACAATGTTGAAATTGACGAGACCAAAGAAAAATACAGAGTGAACAAAGGGCAGGGACTGACTGTAGCCAAAGAGCTGAAACTCGATCCAGGTCAGAACAAGGAATAACAGGCCAAGCGGAATGAGAGCTAGGATCTCTCTCTTCCGCTTTTGCTTTTCTTGAATGTCGCCTGTTCGAGGCCCATGTTCATCTCGGGTCATTCACACCTGTAAGGGTTACTGAAAACGCGTATACATGTCCTTGCCCACTTGAAAGGCAGGACCACCCTTTTTTATCAGCTCAAGGCAAATCGCCTTAGCATCATCTACATTCAACTGCTCTTCGTGGCTGCTGCCAAGACCAGATTGCAGCACAGCTCGCTGAATCAACAATCTTGCGTTATATGCACTTACGCGATCCGCCAGTTGATTATAAAAATCGTTGATTGTTACGCCAGAAAGATTTTCGCTGGACATCTCTTCTTCTCCTTTTAGCCTAGGTGTTTTTGTTCTCTTTTAACTTTTTCATCAAATCGATTAACTCAATCACCACGTCGACGGCCTCAGCGCCTTTGTCGCATTTGTCGCCGCCACTTCTTGCCAACGCCTGCTCTTCATTCTCTGTGGTCAGAACTCCGAAGGCCACAGGCTTCTTGTATTTGATCTGCAGATGGGAGCATCCCCGCTCGGCCCCGGCACACACATAATCATAATGGCTGGTCTCACCACGAATAACCGCTCCAAGAGCCACCACACCATCACAGCCGTGCCTCAATAAGGCCTGGACAGCAAAGGGGATCTCTAGGGCACCCGGGACCCGAGTGACCACCAACTGACTCTCTTTAAAACCAAGGTCTGCCAAGCGTTTGAGAGCACAGGTTTCCAATCTCTCAGTGATTTCCTGATTGAACCGAGAGGTGACCAGACCAATCTTTAGATCTTCGCGATAGTTCAATTCACCCTGGATGAGATTCATTGAATACCTCCCCTAGAAACTGATTAATTGCATTTCCTAATGTTGGGGACGTCCGACGATCAATTGGCAGTTCAACTGTGTCCACAATCTCTAGGCCGTATCCCGGTAAGCCAACCCGCTTGGACGGATTGTTTGTCATCAAACGGATTTTTTTCAAACCCAAAGCCCGGAGGATTTGCGCTCCGACTCCATAGTCCTTGTAGTCCGCGCGAAATTGTTTGGGCTGAATATCCAGGCCCTTTTCCTCGTCAGCCATTTTGGCGTATTCCTTCACTCGATGAAGAAGTCGGCCTTCCATGTCCTCCATACGCAAATAGACCAATGCACCCAAACCTTCCCGATTGATCAAATCCATGGCGGATCGCAAATACTCACCACTTTGGGACCTCATACTGCCAAACACGTCGCCAAGAAGGTTGGAGGTATGTACACGCACCAAGGCTGGTGT
It contains:
- a CDS encoding PAS domain-containing protein, whose protein sequence is MTRDEHGPRTGDIQEKQKRKREILALIPLGLLFLVLTWIEFQLFGYSQSLPFVHSVFFFGLVNFNIVILLLLLFLIFRNIVKVFAEKQGGVMGSTLKGKLIAAFVAFSTIPTILMFLISVFYINSSFDKWFNEKISGVLKSALEVTNAYVLSAKKKNYHFANQIATELKRQEGSDTIRLQLSELREKYRLDAVEFYPSLFGERLIEVSRADAIPEVPRASMEFLQKGIEQGHEGSTLHHFAEGNLVRVIVPVANKGAVVVSSYIPMSLLAKMDAIMGAYEDFRDLNPIEYPLKSIYLIILILMTLVILLAATWFGFYLARQLSVPLERLGEATKRLAKGDYQLVEATAGSAEMGHLIESFNSMTRQLETSEREVLAANRTLQETLERLDEHSKYIEVVLSNASTGVVSVDERGIITMVNHHAAELLEIEPSTLVGKKAKDVLSPEYYGIFDDLLRSMKQHNAVSIEKEVHINVNGRTVPLRMTLSVLYDDNKRELGKVLVFDDLTPILSAQRAAAWTEVARRIAHEIKNPLTPIKLAAQRLEKKFGTQIEDSAFKESIHMIIEQVDDMKTLVNEFSSFARMPKSNPQVGDLNKVIQEAMVLFKTGERGQRLTFQPDEELPRFRFDHDQLKRAVTNLIDNALGATQRLSHPRVDVQTEFDPLLKIVRLTVADNGEGINRQMRSRIFEPYVTTKEQGTGLGLAIVKRTIEDHNGFIRALPNQPRGTKMVIELPVIEVDHEQSMVRTLVRREEQGI
- a CDS encoding 6,7-dimethyl-8-ribityllumazine synthase, which produces MNLIQGELNYREDLKIGLVTSRFNQEITERLETCALKRLADLGFKESQLVVTRVPGALEIPFAVQALLRHGCDGVVALGAVIRGETSHYDYVCAGAERGCSHLQIKYKKPVAFGVLTTENEEQALARSGGDKCDKGAEAVDVVIELIDLMKKLKENKNT
- a CDS encoding sigma-54-dependent Fis family transcriptional regulator, which produces MIKNSPRILVVDDETAICQVLSASLRDEGYQVQTAKDGLRGLQAIEQFRPAIVLLDIWMPGEMDGLEVLKRAKSRFPGTQYIIMSGHGTIETAVKATKLGAWDFVEKPLSMDKILILIKNILSFENERGEKNALLNRLRKNIAIIGESKSMVVLKQMISRVAPTDSWVLITGENGTGKELVAQNIHYLSPRAGRPLIEVNCAAIPKDLIESELFGYEKGAFTGAEKGKKGKFDMANGGTLFLDEIADMSLDAQAKILRILQERKFQRVGGNETIEVDVRVVAATNKNLEEEIKEGRFREDLYYRLNVIPFYVPALRERIEDIPGLVVHFGDQIASQGGYRRKILSEAAMEGLKSYSWPGNVRELRNFVERLYILTPGDFIEDHDLRFAGLTESTDPATGDLLPTFREARAQFERDFLLKKIGENNGNISKTAEAIGLERSYLHRKIKSYGIEI